The genomic stretch TTTCATAATAAAGTCCTCCTGTTTTTAGTTTATCATAAAAAGATTTTTTTATTTACAGACTTTTTATCACAGGCTCCATTCAAAAGCATATAAAATGCTCTTTCCAGTTTTATACTTTTCAGATATTCATGTAAACCCATACCTGTTTCTGTTTTAAACTGTCTGCTTAATTCTGTCCTGCTTAAATAAAATTTTTTATGTATATCAGATAAAACCTGCGGATTCGCATAATTTTTTTCAATATATGATCTTACAAGTTCTACTTTGCTTTCTTCATAAAAATCAAACTTTAGTATCCTTTTAGTAAATTGCCGGACAATGGTTCCGAGTAATTCATTAACTTTTCCAAAAAAATAAAGCTTCCTTTCCCATTTTGAATCATATCTGTTAATCAAGTCAAAAATGTACAAAAGCCTTTCCTCCACATTGTCAATAACTGATTTATTTCTCCTGTTTTCTGAAAAATAGTTAATAAATCCTTGTATTTCCTGATCATCAGTAAAAGTTTCGAGATAGTTAATATTGACTATTATGATTAATTCCTCAATTTCGGTTTGTTTTTCCGCAAACGCAGTTTCTTTCTCCTTTGAATAACTTACCAATACTTCACCGGCTTTCAAGCTCAGTATTTCACCGTCATCATTTTTTACATTCAGTTTCCCTTTTTTCATATATCTTATTATAAAACAGTTCTCTAATTTTTCATTTATATTTTCTACAAAAGAGTCAGATAATGAATTGATTTTTATAATTTCGAGATTTTTATAGATAATTTGATGAGTCAGGGAGGTTTTCTGCGAGTCTTTCAAAATATAGTATTTGGTTTCTGTAGAATTAATTCTGATTTCTGATACTTTATTCTCCAGATCTCTCAAATATATATCACAGTTATTTTTCAAAAATTTCACATCCTTAAGGTAATTATTTTCTTCTTACTCATAGAAATATCATATAATTATAATTTTGTCAATATTATTAATTTATAAAAATAATTACTTCGTATATATTCCTTTTTATTATTTCTACAGCATAATTATTAATTATATTTTATCAAATAAAAACAGCAGAAGAACACTGCTGTTTACGTGATTTAATTAAAGCAAAACACTTTGCCTTTATTAATATACTATATAATATTTTATCTATATATACATTTTTTTAGTAAAAAATTGATATTTTTATATTTTTTTGCCAGTCATCTGACTGTCTAATCCAAAACTGAATAATAAACAGGTATCCAATGATATCCTCCTGCTCCGTTTTCTATAACATGACCTATTCCCGGAAACGGCAGATGGGAAGCACCGATTAATTTCTTATTCTTTACTGCCATTTTCAGTGCGGCTTTTCCTGTTTCCACTTCCTGCTCTATTATCTCTATATTTTCGTCATAATCAACAAATACAAGTGCTGTATCTCTGTTGGCGAACTGAATTTCATGATCATGAACAATATCTCCCCAGAATAATATACTGTCACCATTAGAAGATACTTCATATCCGGTATGCCCCGGTGTATGTCCCGGCAGTCCTATTGTCTTAATCCCGTCTATTTCTTCACCGGCTTTGAAACTCTTAACCTTATTGTTCCTGTTATACGGCTCTAAAGCATTAGTCAATAATTCGTGATGATTCTTTTCATCCAGCCAGAAATCCAGTTCCTCCTGATTTATATAAATATCGGCATTCGGATACATTAACTTTCCGTCTATTACCATCCCTCCAAGATGATCCTGATGTAAATGTGTAAGAAGTATTTTAGTTACATCTTCCGGTTTATATCCTGATAAAATTATATTTTCTCTGCTCAATCCCATGTACGGTCCTAACAGTCCGCCTTCACCGCCTCCGGCATCTATTAGAATCAAATCTTTTTTTGTATTTATAAGGTGTATGGTCAAAGGTAATTTTGTAAAAACTTTTCCATCTTCTGCAACAGTTTCTGCAAAACCTTTTTCCAGCTGTTCCCTGTTTTTCTCTTTTTCCTGCCTGCAATAGAGATCTGTGTCTATAAACATATAACCATCATAGATCGAAGTTATTTCAAAATCTCCAAGCATATATCTAAAATATCCCAGAACCTGTTTTTTTGGAAATTCAATTGTTTTTCCCATATAATTTTCTCCTTTTCAAAATAAATTTTTATATACAAATGTTTTTGTCGTTTAAAACACAAATTAAAAAAATAAACAGCAGATAAATGAGATACTTAGTAATTATTTCAACATCTTACTCTATATTTCTTTTACCGCTGTTATTTTTATTTTATTAACTATTGTGTTATTAAGGATTCCTTATTATACATAAATTAATATATTTTTGTCAATATTTTTTCCATTGAAACATATCAAAATCTAAAATAACCTGTTAAATAAAAAATTTATATTTTCTATAACTCTAACCGATAAAATAAAAATAAATCCTGTAAATAACTTCTGATTAATATATAAAAACAAAAGAGAAAACCAAAATCTGAGTTTTCTCTTTTTATATATTATTATTTCTAGATAAAATCTTAGGTTATTTACTTTCTGTTTCCTGCTTCCGGAGTTCGCTTTCTGCTGTAATAAACAGATATAACCAGCATAAATATCAAACCTGCTATCAGAGATATTTTCCCGTTGACCGGAACTGCTTTGGGCGAAGATACCCCGTCTATTCTATGCAAAAATCCTGCCCCTAAAAACATTCCTATTACAAAAAATACAGAATTCAAATTACCTTTTGCTGACTTTACCAGCTGCTGCAGCGGACATCCCTGCAATAAGGCTCCTATCCATCCCACAATAAATAATCCTAAAAAATTCCAAAGCTGAAATGTGTGTGCAGCGGGCTGATCTGCAAAACCTATATTCAGATTTTTGGATGCAAAATTCAGTATTATAAGGAAGATAACTATTGAAACAGGAAATAATATCTGTGGATTTTCCATTTTCCCTGTTAATAAATTTCTAAATCCGGAATTAAATCCCAGATCAAAATAATTTGTTAATACTCCTATCACAAGTCCCCCGATAAGAGCCAGAATAACCGGTGCATGCTGAGAGCCTATTCCTTTATCACTAAAAGATATAAAAGACGGTCTCAGAATCAAAAATAAAAATAACACGACAGATACAGCAGGAACAATATATGTATAATTTTTACTGTCAAAAGTTCTTTCTTTTTCAGGTAATGAAAATCCTTTTTTTATAAAGAATGTCCCCGCACCGATACCGGCAATCATTCCCAGCAGACCAATTACAGCATTCAAATCTCCCCCGCCGAGACGCACAAAAACCCTCACAGTACATCCGAGAAAAATAAGTACCCCTATCATTGTAAATACTCCTCCGAAAAAGTAAATTACCGGATATAAATGAACGCTGAATTTTTCTCTTATTAACAGTGATACTGCAAAGCTTCCCAGAATAATTCCGATTATTTCAGGTCTTATATACTGAAATGCTTTTGCATTATGCAGATTAAGAGCTCCTGAAGTATCTCTCACAAAACACCCCACACAAACTCCCATATTTTTAGGATTCCCTGCAGATGTCAAATAAAAAATAATCAAAGCAAAAATAATTCCTGTTACTGTGTATATCATATATTTTTTCGTTAATTGTTTCATTTTTCTTAAAACCTCCATTTTATTAGTTTAATACAATATTTTTTTAATAAAATTTCTTTTTTCCAATTAGAACCAATTCTCAAAATTTGCTATTTTTTAGAATTACTGCTTACAAATACTCCTGTATAGTAGTTTTTATTATACTCAATTTCAAAACCTAAATCTTTTCCTTTTAATTCCAGTTTTTCCTGAATTAACTTTTTATCACTGTTATTTTCCATTGGATTCACAGTCTGTATAAGTCCGTAGATAACATCCCCGATCTGCTGAAACGGAATCCCGGCTCCCAGTTCGTCCTTGCTCCATTGCGCCACACATCTTGTGCCGGAACATAACATTGATAAGTTTATTTCATTTCTTTCATAGACATAAGAAGTACATTCCTGACATATTGCCTGCATACCTGCCATTTTTATATTTTTCAGCTGACCCTTGCTGTATGCATGTGCCTGTACTACTCTCATTGCATTATAAGGACTTGTCACGAGAATTACAATATCAGGATTATATTCCCTGTAGTCCTCTAATGGTCTGATCTCTATACCGTAAACTGAATGTCCGCAATAAACCATATCTTTGGCTATATTTCTGCTGACAAGTACATTCTCATAAACCCCCATATCACTGTGCCTTTTTCCTGATCTGCTGTTTTCATCATTTTCCATCAGACCAAGTGCCCTTGCAGCTGCCAGACATGCAAAATTACCAAGGTGCAGTTTTATGCTTTTTCCTTCTGAAGCGCTTCTTACAGCTGTACAATACGGGACAGTCCCGTTCCTCTCCGCAGCAGCACTCTTTTCATAATCACTTTTATCAAATAAAAAACGTATTCCCACAGCTTTTCTCTTTAAATCCAACAGTATTTCCAGCCAGTCATTCGCTTCTCCGGCATTTATCCTAGTCTTCATATACAGTAAATACTCCTCCGAAATGTTCATTTATCACTTTTGTTGCCTCTTCTGATCTCAAAGATTCAGCCAAAGCCTTTGCCCAAGGAGCATTTTCATTTCCTTTTTTTACTACCAGTGCAATTGGATAATCCTTCGCATCCTGATCTCTGAATAAATACGCCGTACGATCTTTTCCGGCATTTCTCATATGTGTGAAAAATACAACAGCTCCATCCAGTTCTTCCAGACTTTTTACTGTCTGTGCCTGATCCATTTCTATAATTTCTATATTTTTAGGATTCTCTTTTATATCCAGAATTGTGTACTGACCACTTTTCGACTTATCCAAAGTTATCAATCCGGCATCTTCCAGCATTCTAAGTCCCTTATCCATGTTCATGGCATCATTCATAATAGAAATTCTTGCTTTTTGCGGTATTTCATCCAATGACTTATATTTCTGGGAATATAGACCGATACCAGTATAATATGTATACGGCTGAACCATTACCAGATCCCCGTTGTTTTCCTTATTAAACTTTTCCATAAATGGCTTATGCACTGCCATTGCAGCATCCACACTTCCGTCATTTACACTTTTTAATACTGAAACATTTGAATCGACCAAAATCAGCTTTTCTTTAAATCCTCTTTTTTGAAATTCATTCTCAGCTGCTTTTAATGATACTTCTGATATTTCTGTCACTGCCACGGTTACTTCTTTTTTGTCTTCCGCAGATTCCTGCTTTTTACTGCCGCATGCCAGTAATCCCAGCATCATAACCACAGTAATTATTATTTTTGATAAATAAAAATTTCTTTTCATAAATAATCTCCTATTTTAATTTTTTATATAATAAGCTTCCTGTCCCTTGAATTAAAAAAACCAAAATACACAATATGAATACTATTGTATACATCACAGCATCGTCAAAATGCTGATAACCATATGTCAAAGCCACGGCCCCCAGTCCTCCTGCTCCCACTGCACCAGCTAAAGTTATAGAACCTAAAAATAAAATCGTTGTTGTTGTCAATCCTGAAATAACAGAAGGGAGAGCTTCGACAAACAAAACTTTAAATACAATCTGCATTGTACTTGCACCAAAAGACTTTGCGGCAATTATAAGATTTCTGTCCACTTCATCAAAACTGCTCTGTATAAGTCTCGCAATAACAGGTGTCGCTGCTATGCTCAATGGAACAATAGCTGCCTGTTCTCCTATTGATGTCCCCGCTATAAGCTTAGTCAGCGGGGTAATTGCTACTATTAATATAATAACCGGAAAAGCTCTTATTGTATTTACCAAAAAGCTGACAGCATTATATATTTTTTTATTTTCTTTCAAATCACTTGAACCTGTTACTGTTAGTATAATTCCAATTACCGTACCTAATATAAGCGAAATAAGCATAGAAAACAACAACATTCTCAAGGTTGCAAATAAAGCCGGTACGATAATCTTGGGAATATATTCCAATAATCTTGTTGATGAAAAATTCATGATTTATCACCTTCTATGTCAAATATTTCACTAAATATAATTTTCTTTTCCAGCAGATAATCTGTAACAATTGTTTTTTCCGGTGTTTTAAAAGAAATAAAAATATTACCTGTTGTCTTATCATTGTAATTATCAATATCTGCGGATAAAATGGAAAATTCCGTTTTCAGATCCCGGGAGATATCAGACAGAATAACAGTGTCTTTTTGTGAAGTAAAACTTATTTTCAAAACTGTTTTATCTTCTGATAACTGTATTTTTTTTCTGCCTGTTACATTTTGCAGCGATACGGGATTTTCAAGAAATATTTCCTGTGTGTACCCGGACACTTTGATTTCCCCGTTTTCTATTATTGACATTTTATCACAGACTGATTTTATTACTTCCATTTCATGAGTAACAATAATAATAGTAATATTCAGTTTTCTGTTTATTTCTTTTAAAAGCTCCAGAATCGACTTTGTAGTATTCGGATCCAAAGCTGATGTTGCCTCATCGCACAGTAAAATTTTTGGTGACAATGACAAAGCACGTGCTATGGCAACTCTTTGTTTCTGTCCGCCGCTGATCTGAGAAGGTTTTTTTTCGGAAATATGGCTTATTCCTACGAATTCCATTAGTTCCTTTACTCTTTCTCTGGTTTTTTCCCTGTCCTCTTTCCAGCACTTCATTGGCAAAGCTATATTTTCATATACTGTTTTACGTTCCAGCAGTGCAAAATTCTGAAAAATCATTCCTATTCTTTTTTTTATTTTTCTGCTTTTTATACTGTCGTCATAATAGATCATCTCATTATCAATGGATATTTCTCCGCTGTCGAATTTTTCTATTCCGTTTATACACCTTAGCAATGTTGACTTGCCGGAACCGCTTAGACCTATGAGGCCGTATATTTCTCCCGGCTTTACCGACATATTTATTTCATTCAGAATTATCTGTTTATTATGTGATTTCGTTACATTTTGTACATTAATTATTTTAGCCATCCTCCTTTAGCTTTAGTCCTGTGCGGACTCTTTATCCAAGATTTCTGCTTCTGATTTTATTAAACAGACCCTTAAAGGATACCATAAGTTTTTCATTTTTCAAACAGCTTTTTCAAGATTTTTTTCTAACATAATACTTTATTTTATTAAATTTTTCGTTATGCTTTTTTTACATAACACTTTATTATATCCCATATTATTATTTAGTCAATAAATTATTTTTCATCTTTAAAATTATTTAGTTTTTTGGTATTATAATATAATAACTGTTTGTGAGGTAGAGTATGAATAATAATGATTATTATGATATTGATATAAGAATAAGAATTAAGATAGATGACATCATCACTTATGGAAGCGGTATTTCCGAATTACTTCAGAAAATCGACCAGCTTGGTTCCATTAATAAGGCAGCTAAAAGTATAGGAATGAATTATAAAAAAGCTCTCAGTATTATCAAAAGAGCGGAATCAAAGCTGGAAAAACAGCTGATCGAAAAGTCTATCGGCGGAAATATGGGCGGCGGCTCTAAGCTGACTCCGTCAGGAAGAGAGTTTGTTTATCAGTTTAATGCTATGGAAAAGGAAGTCAAAGAATATACTCTTACACTTATGAAGAAATATTTTTGACTTCCAATTCCACAGCTGTCAAAGATTACTAAATAAATACCAAGTAAAAAACAGGGATTTTTTCCCTGTTTAATTAGTTTTATACGATTCCGGAATTTGGAATTACTGTTTCTGTATTGGAAATTTTCTGCACAGCTGCATATGCTTCCGGCTAAAAAGCCGGAATAACCGCACCTTTGTAATTCTCCTCTATAAATTTTCTCACTTTCTCACTTTGCAGAGCTTTGATTAATTTCTGCACAACTTCACTATTTTCATTACCGCTCAGAACGACCAGCACATTAGCATAAGGAGAATCTTTATCCTCCACCAGAACAGCATCATCAGCTATTGTAAGATTATTTTTCATAGCGAAGTTTCCGTTTATAACAGCTCCTTCTACTTCATTTATTCTGGGTGCTATCTGCTCTGCCGCCATTGGTATTATTTTCAATTTTTTAGGATTTTCTAAAATATCTTCCGGCGTAGAATCTAATTTTTTGTTGTCTTTTAGTTTTATAATTCCGTTTTTATCCAGCAGCAAAAGTGCTCTTCCCTGATTTGTAGCATTGTTTGGTATCAAAATTTCCCCGCCCTCAGTAAGCTCTTCAATATTTTTTATTTTTTTGGAATAAAGTGCCAGCGGCTCCACATGTATTTTGGCCGCTGATACAAGTTTGGAATTATATTTTCTGTTAAAGTCATCCATATACGGAACATGCTGGATAAAATTAGCATCCAGTCCCTTACTTACGACTTCCTGATTTGGCAGTACAGCATCTTCAAAAGATATTATTTCCAGCTTTATCCCCTCTGACTCTAATTCTTCAGCGGCTATTTTCAGAATTTCCGAGTGCGGTATCGGGGATGCCCCTACTCTTAAAGTTATTTCTTTTTCTTTTTTTACACAGGAAAAAATTAAACCTGATACTAATAGTAAAAGTAATATTTTTTTCATTTTTTACCTCTCCTCTGAATTTATTTAATTCCCCGCCTTTACAGCAGTTATTTCTTCATCATAAGTTTTATCCTTCATTATTACCATATATATTCAGCGAAAGATACTTTTCTCCGCTGTCAGGTGAAATTGTCACTACTTTTTTACCGCTTCCTAGTTTTTTAGCAACTTCGTATGCGGCTGCAACATTAGCCCCTGACGAAACACCCAGAAGCAGACCGCTCTTTTCTGACAAGAGACGGCATATTTCAAATGCTCTTTCTGTTGAGATTTTTATTACTTCATCTACCACAGACAGATCAAGATTATTTGGAATAAATCCCGCTCCAATTCCCTGAATTTTATGCGGTCCCGGATTTCCCCCGGAGATAACAGGAGATTCTTCAGGCTCTACTGCAAATACTTTAATTTCTGAATTAAATTCCTTAATTTTTTTCCCGACTCCTGATATAGTACCGCCTGTTCCCACTCCTGCCACAAAAGCATCTAAATCCGGTAAATCCCTTATTATTTCTTCACCTGTAGTTTCATAATGTTTCAAAGGATTTGCAGGATTATTAAATTGCTGCGGCATAAAGAAATCCGGATTTTCTTTAAGTATTTCATCAGCTTTTTCTATAGCGCCTTTCATTCCTTTTTTTCCGTCTGTAAGTATAAGTTTCGCTCCATAAGCCGCAATAATATTTCTACGTTCCACACTCATTGTTTCGGGCATTACCAGAATTATGTCATAGCCTTTCAGCCTTGCAATAAGAGCCAGAGAAATCCCCGTATTCCCGCTTGTCGGTTCTACTATTGTACCTCCCGGCTTTAGTTTACCAGCTTTTTCAGCTGCTTCAATCATACCAAATGCTGCCCTGTCTTTTACACTGCTTCCCAAATTGTACCCTTCCAGCTTTACATAAATATCCGCTGTATCTCCTCCAAATATATTATTAAGTTTTATAACCGGTGTATTCCCTATTAAATCAATTAAATTTTCATAAACCATAATCTATCTCCTTAGTATTAAATTTTTCAGACTGTCCGCCTGTTTTCTTCTTTCTCTTATTGAATTTTACTGTAAAAATGCTTCAAGGTTTTCTCCTGCCTCTTTTACGACTGTTACTTCTTATCTCCAAAAACAACATATCCTGTACCTCCCGATGATTTTTTTATATCTTATTATTATTTTAACATTTTTTATTTGTATAAACAAATATTTTGTTAGAATTCCAATTTTCCTATATAATCATACCTTATAAAATAAAAAAACTGGACATCTGCCCAGACTATAATGAACTTAGTGCTTCTGACACAGACTTTTTCAGATTCAAAACCGTAAAAAGAGTCTGTAA from Sebaldella sp. S0638 encodes the following:
- a CDS encoding AraC family transcriptional regulator, with the translated sequence MKNNCDIYLRDLENKVSEIRINSTETKYYILKDSQKTSLTHQIIYKNLEIIKINSLSDSFVENINEKLENCFIIRYMKKGKLNVKNDDGEILSLKAGEVLVSYSKEKETAFAEKQTEIEELIIIVNINYLETFTDDQEIQGFINYFSENRRNKSVIDNVEERLLYIFDLINRYDSKWERKLYFFGKVNELLGTIVRQFTKRILKFDFYEESKVELVRSYIEKNYANPQVLSDIHKKFYLSRTELSRQFKTETGMGLHEYLKSIKLERAFYMLLNGACDKKSVNKKIFL
- a CDS encoding MBL fold metallo-hydrolase yields the protein MGKTIEFPKKQVLGYFRYMLGDFEITSIYDGYMFIDTDLYCRQEKEKNREQLEKGFAETVAEDGKVFTKLPLTIHLINTKKDLILIDAGGGEGGLLGPYMGLSRENIILSGYKPEDVTKILLTHLHQDHLGGMVIDGKLMYPNADIYINQEELDFWLDEKNHHELLTNALEPYNRNNKVKSFKAGEEIDGIKTIGLPGHTPGHTGYEVSSNGDSILFWGDIVHDHEIQFANRDTALVFVDYDENIEIIEQEVETGKAALKMAVKNKKLIGASHLPFPGIGHVIENGAGGYHWIPVYYSVLD
- the yedE gene encoding YedE family putative selenium transporter; this encodes MKQLTKKYMIYTVTGIIFALIIFYLTSAGNPKNMGVCVGCFVRDTSGALNLHNAKAFQYIRPEIIGIILGSFAVSLLIREKFSVHLYPVIYFFGGVFTMIGVLIFLGCTVRVFVRLGGGDLNAVIGLLGMIAGIGAGTFFIKKGFSLPEKERTFDSKNYTYIVPAVSVVLFLFLILRPSFISFSDKGIGSQHAPVILALIGGLVIGVLTNYFDLGFNSGFRNLLTGKMENPQILFPVSIVIFLIILNFASKNLNIGFADQPAAHTFQLWNFLGLFIVGWIGALLQGCPLQQLVKSAKGNLNSVFFVIGMFLGAGFLHRIDGVSSPKAVPVNGKISLIAGLIFMLVISVYYSRKRTPEAGNRK
- a CDS encoding DUF169 domain-containing protein; the protein is MKTRINAGEANDWLEILLDLKRKAVGIRFLFDKSDYEKSAAAERNGTVPYCTAVRSASEGKSIKLHLGNFACLAAARALGLMENDENSRSGKRHSDMGVYENVLVSRNIAKDMVYCGHSVYGIEIRPLEDYREYNPDIVILVTSPYNAMRVVQAHAYSKGQLKNIKMAGMQAICQECTSYVYERNEINLSMLCSGTRCVAQWSKDELGAGIPFQQIGDVIYGLIQTVNPMENNSDKKLIQEKLELKGKDLGFEIEYNKNYYTGVFVSSNSKK
- a CDS encoding MetQ/NlpA family ABC transporter substrate-binding protein; protein product: MKRNFYLSKIIITVVMMLGLLACGSKKQESAEDKKEVTVAVTEISEVSLKAAENEFQKRGFKEKLILVDSNVSVLKSVNDGSVDAAMAVHKPFMEKFNKENNGDLVMVQPYTYYTGIGLYSQKYKSLDEIPQKARISIMNDAMNMDKGLRMLEDAGLITLDKSKSGQYTILDIKENPKNIEIIEMDQAQTVKSLEELDGAVVFFTHMRNAGKDRTAYLFRDQDAKDYPIALVVKKGNENAPWAKALAESLRSEEATKVINEHFGGVFTVYED
- a CDS encoding methionine ABC transporter permease, whose amino-acid sequence is MNFSSTRLLEYIPKIIVPALFATLRMLLFSMLISLILGTVIGIILTVTGSSDLKENKKIYNAVSFLVNTIRAFPVIILIVAITPLTKLIAGTSIGEQAAIVPLSIAATPVIARLIQSSFDEVDRNLIIAAKSFGASTMQIVFKVLFVEALPSVISGLTTTTILFLGSITLAGAVGAGGLGAVALTYGYQHFDDAVMYTIVFILCILVFLIQGTGSLLYKKLK
- a CDS encoding methionine ABC transporter ATP-binding protein gives rise to the protein MAKIINVQNVTKSHNKQIILNEINMSVKPGEIYGLIGLSGSGKSTLLRCINGIEKFDSGEISIDNEMIYYDDSIKSRKIKKRIGMIFQNFALLERKTVYENIALPMKCWKEDREKTRERVKELMEFVGISHISEKKPSQISGGQKQRVAIARALSLSPKILLCDEATSALDPNTTKSILELLKEINRKLNITIIIVTHEMEVIKSVCDKMSIIENGEIKVSGYTQEIFLENPVSLQNVTGRKKIQLSEDKTVLKISFTSQKDTVILSDISRDLKTEFSILSADIDNYNDKTTGNIFISFKTPEKTIVTDYLLEKKIIFSEIFDIEGDKS
- a CDS encoding winged helix-turn-helix domain-containing protein, which produces MNNNDYYDIDIRIRIKIDDIITYGSGISELLQKIDQLGSINKAAKSIGMNYKKALSIIKRAESKLEKQLIEKSIGGNMGGGSKLTPSGREFVYQFNAMEKEVKEYTLTLMKKYF
- a CDS encoding MetQ/NlpA family ABC transporter substrate-binding protein; the protein is MKKILLLLLVSGLIFSCVKKEKEITLRVGASPIPHSEILKIAAEELESEGIKLEIISFEDAVLPNQEVVSKGLDANFIQHVPYMDDFNRKYNSKLVSAAKIHVEPLALYSKKIKNIEELTEGGEILIPNNATNQGRALLLLDKNGIIKLKDNKKLDSTPEDILENPKKLKIIPMAAEQIAPRINEVEGAVINGNFAMKNNLTIADDAVLVEDKDSPYANVLVVLSGNENSEVVQKLIKALQSEKVRKFIEENYKGAVIPAF
- the cysK gene encoding cysteine synthase A, translated to MVYENLIDLIGNTPVIKLNNIFGGDTADIYVKLEGYNLGSSVKDRAAFGMIEAAEKAGKLKPGGTIVEPTSGNTGISLALIARLKGYDIILVMPETMSVERRNIIAAYGAKLILTDGKKGMKGAIEKADEILKENPDFFMPQQFNNPANPLKHYETTGEEIIRDLPDLDAFVAGVGTGGTISGVGKKIKEFNSEIKVFAVEPEESPVISGGNPGPHKIQGIGAGFIPNNLDLSVVDEVIKISTERAFEICRLLSEKSGLLLGVSSGANVAAAYEVAKKLGSGKKVVTISPDSGEKYLSLNIYGNNEG